The Pelodiscus sinensis isolate JC-2024 chromosome 5, ASM4963464v1, whole genome shotgun sequence genome includes a region encoding these proteins:
- the RBM47 gene encoding RNA-binding protein 47 isoform X6 translates to MTAEDSTARMSNDSSNMSTTKVPEGVAGAPNEAALLALMERTGYTMIQENGQRKYGGPPPGWEGLHPPRGCEVFVGKIPRDVYEDELVPVFESVGRIYEMRLMMDFDGKNRGYAFVMYTHKHEAKRAVRELNNYEIRPGRLLGVCCSVDNCRLFIGGIPKMKKREEILEEISKVTEGVLDVIVYASAADKMKNRGFAFVEYESHRAAAMARRKLMPGRIQLWGHQIAVDWAEPEIDVDEDVMETVKILYVRNLMIETTEDTIKKIFGQFNPGCVERVKKIRDYAFVHFTSREDAVQAMNNLNGTEIEGSCLEVTLAKPVDKEQYTRYQKAAKGGATTTTEVTQQPSYVYSCDPYTLAYYGYPYNALIGPNRDYFVKAGSIRGRGRGAAGNRAPGPRGSYLGGYSAGRGIYSRYHEGKGKQQEKGFELVSNLELSAVNPVAIKPGAVAIPAIGAQYSMFQAAPTAKMMEDGKIHAVEHMLNPIAVQQDPASAAAAAAAAAAAVIPAVSTPPPFQGRPLTPVYTMAPNIQRIPAAGIYGASYVPFAAPAATTATIATLQKNAAAAAAAAAAYGGYAGYIPQAFPTATIQVPIHDVYQTY, encoded by the exons ATGACAGCTGAGGATTCCACTGCTAGGATGAGTAACGACTCTTCCAACATGTCTACAACCAAAGTTCCTGAGGGTGTAGCTGGTGCACCCAACGAGGCTGCTCTGTTGGCACTCATGGAGCGTACTGGATATACCATGATTCAAGAGAATGGGCAACGCAAGTACGGCGGACCTCCacctggctgggaggggttgcacccGCCTCGTGGCTGCGAAGTCTTTGTTGGTAAAATTCCACGTGATGTGTACGAAGATGAGCTAGTGCCTGTGTTTGAGTCTGTAGGACGTATCTATGAAATGCGCTTGATGATGGACTTTGATGGGAAAAACCGTGGCTATGCTTTTGTtatgtacacacacaaacacgaAGCCAAACGTGCTGTGAGAGAACTGAACAACTATGAAATCCGTCCTGGTAGGCTTCTAGGTGTTTGTTGCAGCGTGGATAACTGTAGGCTGTTCATTGGAGGTATACCCAAGATGAAGAAGAGAGAGGAAATACTAGAAGAGATCTCTAAGGTGACAGAGGGTGTACTAGATGTCATTGTGTATGCAAGTGCAGCAGACAAGATGAAAAATAGAGGCTTTGCCTTTGTGGAGTATGAAAGCCATCGAGCGGCCGCCATGGCAAGGAGAAAGCTGATGCCTGGGAGAATCCAACTGTGGGGCCACCAAATTGCTGTTGACTGGGCAGAACCAGAAATAGATGTTGATGAAGATGTAATGGAGACTGTTAAAATCCTATATGTGAGGAATTTAATGATTGAAACCACagaggatacaattaaaaaaatctttggacAGTTTAACCCTGGCTGCGTAGAACGGGTTAAAAAAATACGTGATTATGCCTTTGTGCACTTTACAAGCAGGGAAGATGCAGTGCAGGCCATGAACAACCTCAATGGCACTGAAATTGAAGGCTCATGCCTGGAAGTTACCTTAGCCAAACCAGTAGACAAGGAGCAGTATACTCGTTATCAGAAAGCAGCTAAAGGaggagcaacaacaacaacagaagtAACTCAGCAACCCAGCTATGTTTACTCTTGCGATCCGTACACACTAGCATATTATGGGTATCCATACAATGCTCTGATCGGTCCCAACCGAGATTACTTTGTGAAAG CAGGCAGCATAAGAGGCAGAGGGCGAGGTGCAGCTGGCAACAGAGCCCCTGGTCCCAGAGGCTCTTATCTGGGGGGATATTCTGCAGGCCGTGGAATATATAGCAGATACCACGAAGGGAAAGGAAAACAGCAAGAAAAAGGATTTGAGCTTGTATCCAATTTGGAGCTGTCTGCTGTCAATCCAGTTGCCATTAAACCCGGTGCAG TGGCAATCCCTGCTATTGGTGCCCAGTACTCCATGTTTCAGGCAGCTCCCACAGCCAAGATGATGGAAGATGGCAAAATCCATGCAGTGGAACATATGCTTAATCCCATTGCTGTCCAGCAAGATCCAGCTAGTGcggcggcagcggcagcagcagcagcagcagctgttatACCTGCAGTTTCAACCCCTCCACCTTTTCAG GGTCGCCCCTTAACTCCAGTGTACACCATGGCGCCAAATATACAGAGAATTCCTGCTGCAGGGATTTATGGTGCAAGTTATGTTCCgtttgcagctcctgctgcaacAACAGCAACTATAGCCACACTACagaagaatgcagcagcagctgcagcagcagcagctgcttatGGAGGATATGCCGGCTATATACCTCAGGCATTTCCTACTGCAACAATCCAGGTTCCAATACATGACGTCTACCAGACATACTGA